The nucleotide sequence GTTTATTGTTGATGTTTCTGTAGAAAGTGTTATTGTTTTATCCCATTTTATTTCAAAACTCTTTTGCTGAGAAAAAGCAACATATACAAAAAGGAATAATAAACAGAAAGTAATCTTTTTCATACTTAAATAAAACGCTCTTTTTTAAGAGATATTATTGTCAATTTATTTTTAGCAAATTTAGTATAATAAATCATTTTTACGAACGTTTTACATAGACAAAATTTAACGATAAATGACTCAAAAATCCGTTGTCATGTATCAAAAATAGGATGAAATGCACTTTTTTTAGTGTTTTTTCTTAAAAAAAGCTTGCGATATAAGTTTAATTATATATATTGCAGCACCAAAAATAATCTACTTACGTTAAAAACATGGATATGAAAAATTTTGCATCAATGAGAACAATGTTTGTTATAGCAATACTCTCTTCATTTTTCTATAGCTGTAGTAAATCTAGCAGTTCTAGCTCCACATCTAGAGGTACTGGGTGGAAGATTAATGACAAAAAAGGAGGATTTCAATTTAATTCAAACTTTAAAGAGCAAGAGACTCCTGTAGGAACTGTATTTGTTGAAGGAGGTACTTTTACCATGGGTAAAGTACAAGATGATGTTATGCACGAGTGGAATAATGCTCCTAATCAACAACATGTTCAATCCTTTTATATGGATGAAACAGAGGTTACCAATAAAATGTATAAGGAGTTTTTGGATTGGACTAAAAGAGTTTATCCACCAACAGACCCTAGATTTAAAGCTATTTATGAAGGTATTTTACCTGATACATTAGTATGGAGAAACCGATTAGGTTATAGTGAGGTTGCGGTAAACAATTATTTACGTCATCCTGGTTATGCAGAATATCCAGTAGTTGGTGTAAGTTGGATTCAAGCTGTAGAATATGCTAATTGGAGAACCGATCGTGTAGCAGAATTAAAGCTACAAAATGAAGGTTATTTAGAACGTGGTTTTGATAATAACACTGCAGATGCTAGTTTTAGTACAGATACTTATGTAAATGCCCCTACTAAATCGTTTGGTGGTAATGATAGTATTATAAATCCAGAAAAATCTAGACGAAGAATACAAACTACTGCTAGTGGAGATACAATAAATAGATATGCAAAAAGAGAGTCTGGTCTTATTCCTTTAAGATATAGGTTACCTTCTGAAGCTGAGTGGGAATATGCCGCTTTAGGGTTAAATGAATTAAGAGATTACAATGTAAGAAGAGGTCGTAAAAAATATCCTTGGGATGGAAAATATACTAGATCTGGAAAACGAAGAGTTCGTGGCGATCAATTAGCTAATTTCAAGCAAGGAAAAGGAGATTACGGAGGAATAGCTGGATGGTCAGATGATGGTGCAGATATTACTGCCCAAGTAAAATCGTATGATGCTAATGATTATGGTTTATATGATATGGCTGGTAATGTTGCGGAATGGGTCGCCGATGTTTACAGACCTATAGTAGATGATGAATTTAATGACTTTAATTATTATCGTGGTAATGTTTACACTAAAAATGCTATTAATGATGATGGTACAGTAAAAATTGTAACTACTGCAGATATTGTATATGATACACTTAGTAATGGTAAATTAATTGCACGTAACCTTCCTGGAGAAATTGCTCAAGTAGGAGTAGATGAAAACGAAACTTATTTAAGAACTAATTTTGACAGAAGTAATAACATTAATTTTAGAGATGGTGATAAAAGATCTTCTCGTGATTTTCAAAGCTTTAACGACGAGGATGAAGAAGGTGATGCTAAAAAATCTAATACAAGTAAAATGTACAACGCTCCTAATCATCGCATAGAAAGAGATTCTACAGGAGCAATCATTAGAGAGTTTGACAAATCTAATAATAGAACATCACTTATTAACGATGAAGCTCGAGTATATAAAGGAGGATCATGGAAAGATAGAGAATATTGGTTAGATCCTGCACAGAGAAGATATTTCCCGCAAGATAAAGCTACCGATTATATTGGATTTAGATGTGCAGTATCGAGAGTTGGATCAAAATCAAAATCAAAATTTAAAAAGAAAAATTAATACTTTTTTTAAAGTTTAAATAAAAAGTCCTAACTATAAGTTAGGACTTTTTTATTACATTTATTTCATGAATATAAAAGAACTTCATCTTCGCTTTTTAGAATCTCAATCTATATCAACAGATACTCGAAAAGTAGTTTCTAACGATTTATTCTTCGCTCTAAAAGGTGATAATTTTAATGGAAATCAATTTGCTGCCCAAGCATTAGAGAAAGGAGCTAAATATGCTATTATAGATGAAGAACTATATGTTAAAAATTCAAACTATATATTAGTCCCTGACGTTTTAAAAACTCTACAGCAGTTGGCAAGTTATCATCGAGATTATTTAGGCCTTAAAATTATTGCGCTTACAGGAAGCAACGGAAAAACTACAACAAAAGAGCTTATTCATAAAGTTTTAAAACAACGTTACAGAACTGTAGCAACAATCGGCAACTTAAACAATCATATAGGAGTACCACTAACACTTCTCTCTATGGATAAAACTACTGAAGTGGGTATTGTAGAGATGGGGGCTAATCATTTAGAAGAAATTGCATTTTTATGTAGTATAGCGAAGCCTAATTATGGGTATATTACTAATTTTGGAAAAGCACACCTAGAAGGTTTTGGAAGTATAGAAGGTATAGTAAAAGGGAAAAGTGAACTTTATAATTATTTAATTTCTAATAATGAATATGTATTCTTTAATGCCGATGATGCTATTCAAAGTGCTAAATTAAATAGTTACATAAATAAATTTGGATTCAGTCAAGCAGATTCTAATTATTATAATGTTATATTAAAAGAAACTAATCCGTTTGTTCGTGTACAACTTGAAAACATGTCTATTGATTCAAATCTTATAGGCGATTACAATTTCACAAATATATGTGCCTCAATAATTATTGGAAAATATTTTAATGTTCCTATAAATAACATTAAAAAGGCTATTGAAGCATACACTCCTGACAACAATCGTTCTCAGATTATTGAAAAAGCTTCAAATAAAATTATAATGGATGCTTACAATGCTAACCCTACAAGCATGACCGCTGCAATAGATAATTTTTCTAATTTAAAAAGTGATCAAAAAATTGCAATTTTAGGTGATATGTTTGAATTAGGTCATGAAGCAGAAATTGAACATCAAGCTCTAGTAAATCATACTTCTAAATTAAACATTGATATAATTCTTTTAGTTGGAGAAAATTTTTATAAAACATTACCCGTTTCAGAAAATATTCAAAAATTTCAAAATTTTGAAGCTTTAAAGCTTTACTTAGACAATGAGATATTTAAAAATTCGACAATTTTAATAAAGGGCTCCCGCGGAATGGCTTTAGAAAGGGTATTAGAATTAATTTAATTATTTGTTTTTCAATAAAAAATTAGAAAACGATTTCCAATAACCTTCTACACCATCAGTTGTTTCCCAAAGTGCTCTAGATCCATGAATTCCTTTTTCGCTAGGCTTATAATGTGTAAGTGATTTGTTTTTAATTTTACTAACCAATATTTCTACTCCTTTTGTTTCTTGATTAGATGCCGTCACATACAACGGTTTAGAAAAACCTGCTATCTCTTCATTAATTTGTATACCTTTAAAGTATTCTCCTGGGCTAAAAACAGCAACAGCCTTCACTTTATCATTTTTATTTCCAATTAGCAATGATAAAGATGCTGAATAGGAACTTCCTACTAAAATTATTTTACGATTTCCGTTGTGTTTATATATATAATCTATGGCAGCTTCAATATCTTGTCTTGCATCGAGAAAACCAGTAGGGATACCTTTTTGTTTAGCTAGTTTCGCCGTTTCATTTATTATAGAATTTGCAGAATTACCTGAACGTTGATCTATGGCTAATGCAGAAAACCCTAACTCATTCAACTTAAGTGCCGAGTCTTTATATTCACCTCGACTAAAGCCTGCTTGATGACATAACAAAACTGTTATAGGTTGATCGTCTTTAAAATAAGCATCTGCAGTTATATCCAATCCATCTTTTGATTTAAAAATAATTGGTTTAAAGAAGTTTTCATTGGCATAATCTTCAATTACATTTAAGGTTTGTAATTCTCCCTTTTTATTTTGATTACTACATCCATATATTAAAAACGACGTCAGTAAAATAAGTGCTATTCTTTTCATAATTTATGTATTACAACACAAATATATAATAAAGCACTCTTCTTAAATAAGTCTTTATGATTTTATAAACAAAAAAATCCGCATCTTTCGATACGGATTTAAGTTGTTGTGGGCGCGAAGGGATTCGAACCCCTGACCCCTTGGGTGTAAACCAAGTGCTCTGAACCAACTGAGCTACGCGCCCTCTAAATTGGACTGCAAATATAAGTCAGTTTTTTAATCTACCAAATAAATTTTATGCAAAATCTCAAATAATTTCAGCAACTACAAATGTGCTTCCTCCTATATAAATAACATCTGTTTTGTCAGCAGCATTCTTAGCCGAATTTAATGCCTCATTAACAGAATTATAAGCTTCACCAACTCTATTTTTGTTTTCGAATTGATGTTTTAAAACATTAGCATCTAATCCTCGCGGAATAGCTGGCTTACAAAAATAATATATAGCATTTTCAGGAAACAAATCAATAATAGTATTCAAACTTTTATCATTTACAACTCCTATAACTAAATGAAGTTTATTAAAGATCTCTTCATTTAATTGTTTCATTGTATAATTTAAACCTTCTTTATTATGTGCCGTATCACAAATAATTTTAGGTTCTTCTTGTAAAACTTGCCAACGCCCATTCAATTTTGTGTTTTTTATAACACTTAATAATCCATCCTTAATGTTTGAGTTTGATATTTTAAAACCTCGTTTTCGAGCTTCATATACAGTTTGTATAGCAGTTTTTATATTATGCTTCTGATAAACCCCTTGTAAATCTGATGGATACTCTTTCTCAATTAATTGATCTGCAAAATAAATTGATGCCTTATTTTTAATTGCTATATTTCTAAAAATAGGTTCTGTTTCCGTTTGAGTTTCACCAATAACTACAGAGGTGCTGGGTTTTATAATTCCGCCTTTTTCTAGAGCAATCTCTTTTAAAGTAGTTCCTAAAAACTGCATATGATCTAACCCTATGTTAGTAATCACAGATACTTCAGGGCTTAATACATTTGTAGAATCTAATCGCCCTCCTAATCCCACTTCAACAATGGCAATATCTACTTTTTTCTTAACGAAATAATCAAATGCCATACCTACTGTCATTTCAAAAAATGAAAGAGAATTATTTTCAAAAAAAGCTTTATTCTGTTCTATAAATTGGATTACAAATTGCTTACTTATCTGTTTTCCATTAATTTTAATACGCTCTCTAAAATCCTTTAAATGAGGAGATGTATATAATCCTACAGTATAACCAGCTTCTTGAAATATGGATGCCAGCATATGACTAGTTGATCCTTTTCCATTTGTACCTGCTACATGTATAGATTTAAATTTTGTTTCTGGATGTTTTAGATGATTTGTAAGCAATAGAGTATTACTTAAATCTTCTTTATAGGCAGTTTTGCCCTTTTTTTGATACATAGGTAATTGGTTAAACATCCAATTTACAGTATCTAAATAATTCATTTATTGGCTAATACTAAAATTAATTACTACAAAACCAACTTGTTTTGCTGGCGCTTTAGAATCTGCTGGCCATTTGTAAGTTAAAGCTGTTTTTTTAGCAGCATCATATAAACATAATGCGCCTGTAGTTCCTCTTTTTCCGGGGAATGCATTGATTACTTTTCCATTTCTATTTACATGAATTTCTACAACTACACTACCTTCTTCATCACATTCTGGAACTACTTTAGATTTGGTAGGACGTCCTCTACCTCTTAATCCATAACCTGTACCACCATTTCCAGAGCCTGGCTCACCAAAATAACTTGGTGCATAAGGGTTTCCATTTAATTGACCTTTATCCCCTACTTTGTTATCATTTCCTTCACTTCCTGATTCTTTTCCATCAGATTTACCAATACCACCAATTAAAGCATCAAGTTTCTTTTTTTTATCTTCTTTTTCTTTTTTCTCTTTAGCAATTCTATCTGCTTCGGCTTTGGCTTTTGCAGCTTCTGCTCTAGCTTTAGCTTCTGCTTCTCTTTTAGCTTTCTCTTCTGCTTCGAGCTGTTTTTTTATAGCAATTGCTTCTTCATCTTCTTGTGTTAACACATCTTCTTTCACTTCTTTAGTAGGTTTTGAAGCTTCTGGTTGTGTTTTTTCAACTTTAGTTTCTTGAGGTGGTTTATTAATTTGTTTAGGAGTAGATTTTACAGGTTCTTTAGGTTGAATTTTACCACTCCCAACTTCAGAATTACCAAAATTTACTGCAACACCATATTCTGGTGGCGGATCTAAATATGGAGGTCCTATTACAAATAAAAGCAACAGCAATATCAACACAATAAGCGTTGTTACTTTTGCTGAGTTTCGTTCGTGTTTTGTTTCTAAGTATTTCATTAACTAAATGGAAAATAAATTAATATTATTTTACAGATTTTACGGCTAATGTTGATTTTATTTTATTTCTATTGGCAATATCCATAATATATACTACATGTTTCATTTCGACATCTTGATCAGATCTTATCGTTATGGTTGGAGAGTTAGACCCTCCAACTTGATCTAGAATTTCTGATTCTAAATTATTCTTTGGTACTTGTTTTAAATTAACAAAGTATTGAACTCTTTTATTTACACTTACCGATACATTCTTAGTTTGCGTTGTTTTACTAGATGATTTAGGTAATAGTAAATCGATCGCTTCTGCAGAAACCAGTGTTGATGCTATCATAAAAAAGATAAGCAATAAAAAAACAATGTCTGTCATCGACGACATATTAAACTCTGGTGTAACTTTATTTCTTCCTCTTATATCCATATTTTAAATAGGTTCGTTAAGAAGATCTAAAAACTCAACCGAATTCGCTTCCATTTGATGAATCACTTTATTCGTTCTTCCTACCAAATGATTATAGGCAATATACCCTATAATACCCACTATTAATCCACCAACAGTAGTTGTCATAGCTGTGTAAAGTCCATCTGCTAACGTTTTAATATCTATTGAACCTCCAGAGTTCGAAATCGCAAATATGGATAAAATCATACCAATAACTGTTCCTAAAAATCCAATCATTGGAGCAACTCCAGAAATTGTTGCTAGTACACTTACGTTTTTCTCTAGACCATAAACTTCTAATTTTCCTGCATTCTCAATAGCTGTATTAATATCCTCTAAAGGTTTTCCAATTCTAGAAATTCCTTTCCCTATTAATCGTGATACTGGAGAGTTTACTTGTGCGCATAATACTTGTGCTGAATCTGTTTTACCATTAGTGACATGATCTTTAATCTGATTCATAAAATTAGTATCCACTTTTGACGCCGCTTTTATAGCAAATAAACGTTCAAAATAAATATAAGATGC is from Flavobacteriaceae bacterium and encodes:
- the gldJ gene encoding gliding motility lipoprotein GldJ — its product is MKNFASMRTMFVIAILSSFFYSCSKSSSSSSTSRGTGWKINDKKGGFQFNSNFKEQETPVGTVFVEGGTFTMGKVQDDVMHEWNNAPNQQHVQSFYMDETEVTNKMYKEFLDWTKRVYPPTDPRFKAIYEGILPDTLVWRNRLGYSEVAVNNYLRHPGYAEYPVVGVSWIQAVEYANWRTDRVAELKLQNEGYLERGFDNNTADASFSTDTYVNAPTKSFGGNDSIINPEKSRRRIQTTASGDTINRYAKRESGLIPLRYRLPSEAEWEYAALGLNELRDYNVRRGRKKYPWDGKYTRSGKRRVRGDQLANFKQGKGDYGGIAGWSDDGADITAQVKSYDANDYGLYDMAGNVAEWVADVYRPIVDDEFNDFNYYRGNVYTKNAINDDGTVKIVTTADIVYDTLSNGKLIARNLPGEIAQVGVDENETYLRTNFDRSNNINFRDGDKRSSRDFQSFNDEDEEGDAKKSNTSKMYNAPNHRIERDSTGAIIREFDKSNNRTSLINDEARVYKGGSWKDREYWLDPAQRRYFPQDKATDYIGFRCAVSRVGSKSKSKFKKKN
- a CDS encoding UDP-N-acetylmuramoyl-tripeptide--D-alanyl-D-alanine ligase, producing the protein MNIKELHLRFLESQSISTDTRKVVSNDLFFALKGDNFNGNQFAAQALEKGAKYAIIDEELYVKNSNYILVPDVLKTLQQLASYHRDYLGLKIIALTGSNGKTTTKELIHKVLKQRYRTVATIGNLNNHIGVPLTLLSMDKTTEVGIVEMGANHLEEIAFLCSIAKPNYGYITNFGKAHLEGFGSIEGIVKGKSELYNYLISNNEYVFFNADDAIQSAKLNSYINKFGFSQADSNYYNVILKETNPFVRVQLENMSIDSNLIGDYNFTNICASIIIGKYFNVPINNIKKAIEAYTPDNNRSQIIEKASNKIIMDAYNANPTSMTAAIDNFSNLKSDQKIAILGDMFELGHEAEIEHQALVNHTSKLNIDIILLVGENFYKTLPVSENIQKFQNFEALKLYLDNEIFKNSTILIKGSRGMALERVLELI
- a CDS encoding bifunctional folylpolyglutamate synthase/dihydrofolate synthase → MNYLDTVNWMFNQLPMYQKKGKTAYKEDLSNTLLLTNHLKHPETKFKSIHVAGTNGKGSTSHMLASIFQEAGYTVGLYTSPHLKDFRERIKINGKQISKQFVIQFIEQNKAFFENNSLSFFEMTVGMAFDYFVKKKVDIAIVEVGLGGRLDSTNVLSPEVSVITNIGLDHMQFLGTTLKEIALEKGGIIKPSTSVVIGETQTETEPIFRNIAIKNKASIYFADQLIEKEYPSDLQGVYQKHNIKTAIQTVYEARKRGFKISNSNIKDGLLSVIKNTKLNGRWQVLQEEPKIICDTAHNKEGLNYTMKQLNEEIFNKLHLVIGVVNDKSLNTIIDLFPENAIYYFCKPAIPRGLDANVLKHQFENKNRVGEAYNSVNEALNSAKNAADKTDVIYIGGSTFVVAEII
- a CDS encoding energy transducer TonB; protein product: MKYLETKHERNSAKVTTLIVLILLLLLFVIGPPYLDPPPEYGVAVNFGNSEVGSGKIQPKEPVKSTPKQINKPPQETKVEKTQPEASKPTKEVKEDVLTQEDEEAIAIKKQLEAEEKAKREAEAKARAEAAKAKAEADRIAKEKKEKEDKKKKLDALIGGIGKSDGKESGSEGNDNKVGDKGQLNGNPYAPSYFGEPGSGNGGTGYGLRGRGRPTKSKVVPECDEEGSVVVEIHVNRNGKVINAFPGKRGTTGALCLYDAAKKTALTYKWPADSKAPAKQVGFVVINFSISQ
- a CDS encoding biopolymer transporter ExbD produces the protein MDIRGRNKVTPEFNMSSMTDIVFLLLIFFMIASTLVSAEAIDLLLPKSSSKTTQTKNVSVSVNKRVQYFVNLKQVPKNNLESEILDQVGGSNSPTITIRSDQDVEMKHVVYIMDIANRNKIKSTLAVKSVK
- a CDS encoding MotA/TolQ/ExbB proton channel family protein; amino-acid sequence: MISKTVQDGAELLTDGESVEKTLSIIELVKSGGIAGQVIILLLFVLLIIASYIYFERLFAIKAASKVDTNFMNQIKDHVTNGKTDSAQVLCAQVNSPVSRLIGKGISRIGKPLEDINTAIENAGKLEVYGLEKNVSVLATISGVAPMIGFLGTVIGMILSIFAISNSGGSIDIKTLADGLYTAMTTTVGGLIVGIIGYIAYNHLVGRTNKVIHQMEANSVEFLDLLNEPI